The Cytophagia bacterium CHB2 sequence CAATCCCCACGAATCATTTCGGATTGCGGATTGATGATTGTGGATTCAGCGCGGCTTTCTCGCATAGGCTTTTCAATCCGCATTCCGAATTCCACAATCTACAATCGAATAATCCCACAATACAGATTAGGTCAATTCCAATAGAATATGTACCCGAACACCGACGTGCTCATCGCAACAGGTCTCAATCCCACAATACAGATTAGGTCAATTCCAATAGCCACCGTTGCAGGTGATTGTTTTTTATAAACCTGCAAATCAAAAACGGGTAATCCTGAATTTCTTGCCGCTTATTGAACCGCAAATTTATCACCTCCTGACATTCATAGTTATATAAGTTATTGTTTTTATTTTATAATCAGCGACAAAATTCTATATGGCGGAAATTAGCCAATCTCCATGCAAGAGTTGGTGTGAAAACGTTACCCTGAAATGAGGAGTGCTGCTATTTTAGAGAACGATTATGTCCGGGTCTTTGGTGACTTCACCGCTGCCCCAGATTTTCACGCCTTTAACGCAGCCGTCACACAAACGATAAAGACGAATGCTATCGTCGCTATCGAGCCGTACCTGAGCGAGTTTTTGGTGCAGCTTGGTCAGCTCGGCTTCGGTGATCTCCGCTTCAAACACCGAACGCTGCACGCGCTTGCCAAAGTCTTTCAAGGTGCGCGCCAGGCGGAAGCGGACTTTGTCGTCGGTGATGTCGTAAGAAATGAGCACGAACATGGGAACGGTTGACGGTTTACGGTCGACAGTCAACGGTCGGCAGTCGACCGTTGGCTGTCGATGGTTTGCAAAATAATGAAGCGGCGGCAAAAGTCAAGTGTTGTTTTCACCAGGGCGGGTCACCGGTTTCGGCGGCAGCGGCTTCTGGTGCGCTGAGATCGAAGGGTTGATAGCCGCCCTTTTCTTGAATGGCTTTTGCCAGTTTATAGGCCTGGTTTTTGAAATGGCGGCGAAAATGGCCGACGCTGGCGCCGGGCGGCGAGCCGTGATAGTCGCCAAGATAGCGTTCATAGCCGCGAAAGAACTTTTTCTGGCCTTCACGATTGAGGTGAATGCCGCCGGCAGCGACATTTTGAAAATCGGCGGCGGCAAAGACGTTTTGATTGAAAAGGTGCAGGGCCAGGCGGTCAACCAGGCTATGGCGGAATTCTTCGAGCAGATCGAGAGCCAAGCTGGGCCGGCCGTATTCGGCGACGTGGTAGAAGCCGGCGTAGGGATCGAAGCCGATGCCGTCGAGCAGGGATTGCAGCTCGTTGGCGACGATGGATTGCAGATTGCGGATTGATGATTGCGCATTCAGCTTAACTCGTGGGAAAAAGAAGTTGTCAAAGAACAGGGAAATCCAGGGTTTAGGCGCACCTCCTGCGGCGGCGATAATCAATAATATACGGTTTCGTGGGTGATGGTGCCAATGCGGCGATAGACTCCGCTAAAATGATGGTGCACAATGACCTCAGGACCGTTGCGCAACAACGCGCCGGCGAATGCGCCCATGACCACTGGAAGATTGGTGAAAAAATAGATGCGGGTGGCGCCATGCTCGCGGATTTTCTTGACTTGATCTTTCATTTTGTGGACGTAGGCCATCCATTCTTGCTCCTGGTCGCTAAAACTGCCTTCGTGATGCAGCTTGAATTTGGGCAGGAGTTGGCGGCCATCTCGCATGAGTTGGGCGTTGACGGCTTCGGTGATGTCTTCGCGGGCGGAGAAGATGAGCACGACTTCGCGGTCGCCGCGTTCGGTTTGAAAGGCGCGCAGTTGCTGGCGCAAACGGCTAATCTTGCGCCGCGCCCAGAGCCAGGTGACGGCGGCGGCAAGGAGGGCCCAGAAGAAGTTGGAAACGACCCCCTTGAAAATATCGTCCATGAGATTTACTCCAAAGTAGTGAGGGCTTCGGCTTACTTTCAACGCCGCTTGCGAGCTTGCTCGCGAATTTCGTTGAGATTGATAATTTCTGCCGCTTCGAATTGCGGCGGCAGGCTGTCTTTGACGGGCCGCAGCCGCACGCAGGGCGGGAAATATCCCATGCGGCCGTGCAGCTCGGCCAGCAAGGCAACCGCGATGAAGTTGAACGAGGGCGGGTTGAGCAGGATCGGCTCGTTTTGCCATTGCTGGGGGGTAAGGCCGATGCAGTCCACCAGCGTGGCGATTTGATCGGGATAAGGCTGGGCGGCATCGAAGTGAACGCTTATGTTTTTGACTGCGCCAATTTTTTTCCCGCTCAACGCTTCGATTTGTTGCAATTGTTCTGCGGTGAGCGGGTGGGAGAGGTTGAGGAGGGTCATGATTGCCATTCCTGTCTAAAAACGGATGATAGTCGAAAATTTTTGCTTTATCAAAGCTCGTCAACTGTGCCAAACCACGGCCACTTTTTGGCCTCTGCCACCAAGTCGATTTCACGCTTTAGGAGTTTTGATTCAAGCGTGATCGCGTTTTCCAAATGTTCCAATTCATTGAGAAAATCCAGGCCTCGCAGATTGATAGAATTGAGATCCTTGTTGCGATCAAACTCCGTATAACCCAGGCCATGAAGCTTGAGCATGTAGTTTTTTCTAAACTGTTCGAGATTAAGGTGCAAAAACAACCCCCGGCCACGAAGCCGATCGAAAAGGTTTTGCGTTGTTATGGTTTCGATCTCGGCAGGCAATTCCATGAGGATTTCATAGAAGCTCGCCGTGTCGATATGGGTCTTGAGAAAAGGAAAAGCACTAAAATAGCCGTCTTTGTTTGGCTGGATTTTAATGGCCCCCGGAACTTCTATTTCTTTCTGAAACTCTTTTCGCTGGGCGATAAGATAGTTCTTGATGGAAAGGCCAGTCAGGCGCGCCATGGAGAGCAAGGCAAAGCCAATCGAGTTTGAACCGCCGGTGAGGTTGCACCAGATTTCTTTGCCTTGTTTGCCGGGCGGGCTGAAGCGATACGCGACCTTGACGATTTTGTCGAAACAGTCCTGGAAATCATCGATTTCCACTTGGCACCAGAAGATTTTACGGCCGGCATCTGCGTCTGCCCGTCGCCAAACTTTCTTGAGGACATGCAGCACCTCGTTACGAACCGGGCCAGGATGTTCGTTGCCAGAGTAAGCAAAAGCGGAGAGCCTGTTTTCAATGACTTCCTTGCTCGTAAAAAGAACCAGGGCCTCGATTTTGCCCTTGTCAAGCTCGGCATGGCGAATGCCGCCGCTGCCGTGAAAAAACTTGACCACTTCTGCCGGAGGATCGCCGCCGGCCATCAAGTCCAATGTTTTTTCGATGTAATCGACCGCACAGGTTACCGCGCCGACGGCGCGACCGAGGCCCATAAAATGGTATGTTCCCATGAGCATCCTCCAAACAAAGCATTTGCGACATTCTTCTGCGCGACGGCTTTCTTGATAGAGCGCCTATACTTCCTCTACACGCGTCACTTCACCCTGTCTGTTCACCAAAATGCGGACTTTGATATTGCGATTGACTTGATAGGGTCGGTACAGGTTTTTCTTTTTCACGGCGAACTTTTTGTCCGGCAGGTTTTTGAGCGTGATTTCGAAGCTATCTTGCGCTACAGCGGTGATTTTGACTTCTTCGGTGTCACGATTTTGATAAGGCATTTGCTCCAGCACGGCTTGCTGTTTGCTTTGCCGTTGCGCTTGGCGCAGGAGTTTG is a genomic window containing:
- the cas2 gene encoding CRISPR-associated endonuclease Cas2, with the protein product MFVLISYDITDDKVRFRLARTLKDFGKRVQRSVFEAEITEAELTKLHQKLAQVRLDSDDSIRLYRLCDGCVKGVKIWGSGEVTKDPDIIVL
- the cas1 gene encoding CRISPR-associated endonuclease Cas1, producing MLLIIAAAGGAPKPWISLFFDNFFFPRVKLNAQSSIRNLQSIVANELQSLLDGIGFDPYAGFYHVAEYGRPSLALDLLEEFRHSLVDRLALHLFNQNVFAAADFQNVAAGGIHLNREGQKKFFRGYERYLGDYHGSPPGASVGHFRRHFKNQAYKLAKAIQEKGGYQPFDLSAPEAAAAETGDPPW